GGCCAGCGCCAGGTAGAGCAGCGTGGCGACGATGAAGGCCTCGAAGGCGCGGAAGTTGCGGCTCTGGATGAGGTTGGCCGCGTAGCTCAGCTCCTCGGTGGAGATCTGTCCGCACACGGCCGAGCCCAGCATCACGATGATGATCTGGCTCACCATGGCGGGCCACACCTTCTTGAGCGCCGGCGGCAGCACCACGCGGGTGAACACCTGCACCTTGTCGAGTGCCAGGCTCACGGCCGCCTCGATCTGCCCCTTGGGCGTGGCCTCGATGCCGGCGCGGATGATCTCGGTGGAATAGGCCCCGAGGTTCATCACCATTGCAATGATCGATGCCGTTTCCGGTGTGAGCTTGATGCCCGCCGCGGGCAGCCCGAAGAAGATGA
This genomic window from Variovorax paradoxus contains:
- a CDS encoding amino acid ABC transporter permease, which codes for MEFDFGAVLVDWRLLAKGVAWTVGLTAIATVIGMAVGVACAWARASGPAWLRWVVGSYVELIRNTPFIVQLFFIFFGLPAAGIKLTPETASIIAMVMNLGAYSTEIIRAGIEATPKGQIEAAVSLALDKVQVFTRVVLPPALKKVWPAMVSQIIIVMLGSAVCGQISTEELSYAANLIQSRNFRAFEAFIVATLLYLALAVALRRLLNWVGPRFFFGR